The following are from one region of the Penaeus vannamei isolate JL-2024 chromosome 28, ASM4276789v1, whole genome shotgun sequence genome:
- the LOC113819001 gene encoding salivary peroxidase/catechol oxidase has protein sequence MHKTSLIFVAAALAALLTPIVEANSEGHGEVIYPSRCNAFLHFRSIDGTCNNLRNPTWGAAYEPYRRLAGHNYGDGISSLPTASDGAELPTARLVSLAVGSLPNSSPASRSFLHVLFGFFLALDVTATPLLADADGQPTSCCPKFSNAHRGQTHPDCASVILSATGPSFSELEQRCMEFLRSAPAAKCESGPRDQVNAATAYLDASMVYGSARRTRSTDDGHVRVTDENVFNRYQFLYAPDVWPLVNMFYRMVTRYHNNVADRLKEINVDWDGERLFQETRRIVVAQLQHVVYNEYLPKILGLNAMNKYELTPLTGSERREDYDASENAATSSEFETAALRFSQSQRPESIEFANGEVTEVELSSPTLAESLEHTPSQVLRAVSRQAASKVVFAKELYFGIDLLARSIQRGRDHGLGGYVAVRVARDNTAINTFDDLTESLGQDVSDNLKTVYNDVRDIDLLIGGAFEQPVPDGVLGPTFTSVLAEQFSRILKADRYWYETNIKETRFKDDQLEALHSTTLAAIMCDAFPELEEIQERPFEVVSAENKLVPCKRVPPVGLEAWKP, from the exons ATGCATAAGACTTCCCTGATCTTTGTGGCGGCTGCCTTGGCCGCTCTACTGACCCCCATCGTAGAGGCAAATTCGGAGGGACATGGAG AGGTTATATACCCTTCCCGTTGCAACGCATTCCTGCACTTCCGGTCCATCGATGGCACCTGCAACAACCTGCGGAACCCGACCTGGGGCGCCGCTTACGAGCCCTACCGACGCCTGGCAGGTCACAACTATGGTGACG GCATCTCGAGCCTGCCCACCGCCAGCGACGGCGCCGAGCTGCCCACCGCCCGCCTCGTCAGCCTCGCCGTCGGTAGTCTGCCCAACTCTTCGCCCGCCTCCCGCTCGTTCCTGCACGTGCTCTTCGGTTTCTTCCTGGCCCTCGACGTCACCGCCACGCCCTTGCTTGCAG ACGCTGACGGGCAACCCACCTCGTGCTGCCCGAAGTTCTCGAACGCCCACAGGGGTCAGACCCACCCCGACTGCGCCAGCGTCATTCTCTCCGCCACGGGCCCCTCCTTCAGCGAACTCGAGCAGCGATGCATGGAGTTCCTGCGCTCTGCCCCTGCGGCGAAATGCGAGTCCG GCCCGAGGGATCAGGTGAACGCGGCCACCGCCTACCTTGATGCCTCCATGGTCTACGGCTCCGCCCGGCGCACTCGCTCCACCGACGACGGCCACGTGCGG GTCACTGACGAAAATGTGTTCAACAGATATCAGTTCCTGTACGCACCgg ACGTGTGGCCCCTGGTCAACATGTTCTATCGCATGGTCACTCGCTACCACAACAACGTAGCGGATCGCCTCAAGGAAATCAACGTGGACTGGGATGGCGAGAGGCTTTTCCAGGAAACCCGCAGGATCGTGGTCGCCCAACTACAGCATGTCGTTTACAACGAATATCTTCCTAAAATCCTCG GACTAAATGCGATGAACAAATACGAACTGACACCTCTGACCGGGTCGGAACGGAGAGAGGACTACGATGCTAGCGAGAATGCTGCGACTAGTTCCGAATTCGAAACTGCGGCGCTCCGCTTCAGCCAGAGCCAGAGGCCG GAAAGCATCGAGTTTGCCAACGGAGAGGTTACAGAAGTCGAACTGTCCTCCCCCACGCTGGCCGAGTCCCTTGAGCACACGCCTTCCCAAGTGCTCCGCGCCGTCAGTCGGCAGGCGGCCAGTAAAGTGGTCTTTGCAAAGGAG CTGTATTTCGGAATCGACTTGCTGGCTCGGAGCATCCAGCGCGGGCGCGACCATGGCTTGGGAGGATACGTGGCAGTGAGGGTGGCCAGAGACAACACCGCGATTAACACTTTCGACGACCTGACCGAGAGTTTGGGCCAAGACGTCAGTGACAACCTGAAGACCGTGTACAA CGACGTAAGGGATATCGACCTGTTGATCGGTGGAGCTTTTGAGCAACCAGTCCCCGATGGAGTGCTGGGACCCACCTTCACTTCCGTTCTGGCTGAACAATTTTCCAGAATTCTCAAGGCAGATAGGTACTGGTACGAGACTAACATCAAAGAAACCCGGTTCAAGGATG ATCAACTGGAAGCGTTGCACAGCACAACTCTTGCGGCCATCATGTGTGACGCCTTTCCAGAACTGGAGGAGATTCAGGAGCGTCCCTTCGAGGTGGTTTCGGCAGAGAACAAGCTGGTGCCTTGTAAGCGTGTACCCCCTGTGGGACTCGAGGCCTGGAAACCTTGA